From Triticum aestivum cultivar Chinese Spring chromosome 7B, IWGSC CS RefSeq v2.1, whole genome shotgun sequence:
CTTAAGCCGCACTTCTCGCCTTGTGTTGTTTGTTGATCTTTCCTTTCTAGTGGGATTCCCCTTTCTGTCCCTCTTCTCTTATGTTTTTTTCCTCCCGGGCTTTCACAGGCTTTCTTCTTCCATCTTTGTTTGTTTGAATTGAACACTAGCTTACTTGTTTCTTATAGGAAGGAGGTCCCCTCATTATCTTCCGTCAAACTGATCTTAAGCACATATTCTTGCCTGACTCAAAATGTATCTTAATTAGGAGACGAGATGCATGAATTAAGCATATTCATGGTAATGTATTTTGCTCATTTCTCACAGATAAGCCCTTACTTGGAGGATGATATGCTTGGAATTGAGCCGCTCGAACTACATTTTCCTTTTGACCTGAACAAGCAGATGTCATGCTCAATACAGCTAACCAATGAGACAGATGGTTGCATAGCCTTCAACATCCAAACAACGTCCCCCTTGCCATATTGCGCACATCCAACCAAAGACATTGTGCCACCGAGATCCAAGTGTAGTATCGACATAACATTGCAACTACAGAAGAACGCACCACGACATGCCGGCGGGTTAATTGTGCGGAGCACTAAAGTAAGTGATGGTCTTGCAGCTCGGGATATAACTACTGACATGTTCAATAAAGAGGCAGGCAACTTGGTTGATGAGGTGAGTTTGGATGTTGTTTTTGACGGAGAGCTACAAGCCCCATGCTCGTCTGAAGTATGCTTATCTGAAGTACCAAAGCATTCATCACTTGCACCAGTAGCAGTTTTGGGTATGGATGATCCGAGCAATCCAGAGGCATCTAATGTTCCACAGTCATCTGCACATGCGGGGTCAGAAGGGACAGACTCTGAGGTGAGCTTACTCAATGCAAAAGCAGAAAGGAGCTTAGTATGGTACTGTAACTAGAGCACCAATGTTTTAGACAATTCAAAACTGGTGCGCGCCTGGTGGAATATGCTTTTCTATGAGTGTCTGCAGTACAATCCCATTAGTTAAGTTCCATGCATGCAACCTAACAAACATAAACAATAACTGCCCTTTCTTTCTTCAGGAAATTTGTGCAGATGCTAATTTGTTAAACGGTTAAGTTCTCCCTCTGCAGGTAATCCCTGCAGGCTCCAACAAACTTCTTGACATCCACCCACCCGAGCTTTGGTTCACGTTTGAACCCAACAAGTTGATCCCCTGCTCACTGCACCTAACAAACAACACAAATGAATATGTGCCGTTTAAGCTTATGGAGAAGAGTAGGCTCATGGACAAAAGGAGGTGCTTTCTAAGTCTACCGCTCTATGGCATTGTCCCCCCGAGCTCCATCTACATTCTCGTTGTGACAACGGATAAAAGGGAAAACCTGCCAGAAGAAAGAGatgtcaattttgttcttcagagCAGTATAGGTGATGAGGGCCTCAAGCCTTTCAGAAACCAATATGATTGTGACGAATATTTTGAGAAAGCAGCAGAGTCGGGGCATATGGTGCATGATGTGACACTGAAAGTTGTTTATGCACCCAAAAGGGAGACGGCATGTGAGGTGAGTTAGTTCAAGTAAGCAGAATATTTTGCCCGGTGAGGATAGATGTGAAGTATACAGTACAGACAATGTTAGTACGTAATGCACCTGAAAGAACGGAACCGCCTGCTAGTGTGACCTGTTGCTTGCCTCGCCTGTCCTGGTTTTGCACAGGGTTGGTGAAATTTCGTTAGCGTATAAAAAAATGTTAGAATAGCCGACAGAACTACCTGAATCCAGTGGGATTTAGGCCGGTATGAGATATGATCTATTCTATTTTTTAAATATAATTTGCAAAGGCCAGTTGAGTTCTGAGCTGAATTCATTGAGTGACCAGTTGAATATCTTGGAAAGCGGGTTTATATGCACTGAtgcttctttttgtttctttttttcttcacGCATCCACGATGCAACAGGCAATTCCACCTTTACTTAAGGTCTGTTTTCTTTTCTCTTCATAGATCTTCCAACCTTTGGTTTCTATAATTTTACCCGAGTTTTGTTGGATCAGATCACATTCGTGGAGAAAACCCATGCAGCATTGTGTTCCCTCGATGCAAACCAGACAGAGCCATGGTGAGTGACCGAGTGTGTATCATGTACAGTATGCATAGGCATTAGAATGGCTAAACCTCTTTCAACATTGATTGTGATTATCATGGTTAAATTTCTTCTCGTTGCAGGATTATAACAGGTCATTATGATGGACGTGTTGGTTTATGGGACTATGACACGCAGGCAAGTTACTGTATTCTCTCAGAAGTTAGTACCAGAGTCATATTAATATCTGAACATACACAGTTACTAGTGTTCGTCGATGTTTTCTGTCATGAAAAGGCAAGTTTGTTGTTGTTCAACATAAGTAATAAAATGCTAAAAGCTTTTCTGAACAGTCTGAAAAACCGTCACACTATACATCTCTTATATTGACAATATTCCACTTCTTGTGGATACATTTGATGGCTCATCACAGAAAGCTCAATTTTTATGGAAAAATGTACCACGCTTTTGTTGGCATTATTGGACTAACAAAGGGCTCATTTGTATTTACTGGCAGAAATTTCTTGCTTTGGTTAAAGTCTCGGGATCATCAGGCATGATATGAAATCTCTGGTTTCTTTGTTATCATAACTAAGTCGATATACTAATAAGATGACCATTCTCACTGTAGGTTGTCTTGTTAAATTTATTGAACGGCGTCAATGGTTTCTGGCCGGTTCATATCACGAAGGATTTATCCACGTGTACAGCTATGAAACGGAAGTGCAGGAAGTCAATAGTTTCCGTGCTCATGATAAATTTCTTGAATCGATGGCCATTCATCCTACACAGCCTTATGTGTTGTCATCATGTGATACACAAATAAAGCTTTGGGACTGGGACATGGATTGGGAGTGCAGAAGAACGTTTATAGAACACTCCCATACTGTAAAACAGATTGCATTTAACCCATGGAACACCAACAGTTTTGCTAGTGCTTCAAGAGATCACACAGTAAAGGTTCGGACTTGTCTTGTCTCTTATGCTAACTGAAAATTGGCTTTCTTCAAGACCAACTGATTGCAAACTCGTATGTTTTGTGTTCAGGTTTGGAGTCTTGATTCTTCCAGATCTATGTGTACTCTTTCTGGGCATTCGGACGAAGTGAACTGCCTAGATTTTTTCATGCGTGATAATCAGCAATATTTGATTACGGGCTCTGAGGATATGACTGCCAAGGTCTGCTATTTCACTAAAACATGTAGCAATGCATTATGCAGATAACACTAAAAATAAcacatgcttgtttgtttgttccAACCAGATATGGGACCTGCAGAAAGAGATGTGTATTGAGACACTAAAAGGTTT
This genomic window contains:
- the LOC123156650 gene encoding uncharacterized protein isoform X2, whose product is MEYDMLEHILEGKEKPTNLPFALLKKITDDFSQEREIGQGGFGTVYKIIKDICEGLYHLHMENHIIHMDLKPANILLDHHMVPKVTDFGLSRLDENSQTMCANRFLSLGYCAPEYLHGGRMSVKSDIYSLGVIIIELVTGHKSILDNNNSVLRRWRHRWKKSGKETPLGYRQVTKCIEIGMRCQENDPYRRPFIGDILCDFIDMEGTNGQFSSDNGSTIDEISPYLEDDMLGIEPLELHFPFDLNKQMSCSIQLTNETDGCIAFNIQTTSPLPYCAHPTKDIVPPRSKCSIDITLQLQKNAPRHAGGLIVRSTKVSDGLAARDITTDMFNKEAGNLVDEVSLDVVFDGELQAPCSSEVCLSEVPKHSSLAPVAVLGMDDPSNPEASNVPQSSAHAGSEGTDSEVIPAGSNKLLDIHPPELWFTFEPNKLIPCSLHLTNNTNEYVPFKLMEKSRLMDKRRCFLSLPLYGIVPPSSIYILVVTTDKRENLPEERDVNFVLQSSIGDEGLKPFRNQYDCDEYFEKAAESGHMVHDVTLKVVYAPKRETACEAIPPLLKITFVEKTHAALCSLDANQTEPWIITGHYDGRVGLWDYDTQKFLALVKVSGSSGCLVKFIERRQWFLAGSYHEGFIHVYSYETEVQEVNSFRAHDKFLESMAIHPTQPYVLSSCDTQIKLWDWDMDWECRRTFIEHSHTVKQIAFNPWNTNSFASASRDHTVKVWSLDSSRSMCTLSGHSDEVNCLDFFMRDNQQYLITGSEDMTAKIWDLQKEMCIETLKGFMFPVVSIVSHPRLPLVIIGTRNGIVHLWSLSNFRLERILHIGCHQGVRGLAALMGSTRVIIGHGSAVSMVEIHDEEPVDSKAEMEVQYERQGRSFGMTDAY
- the LOC123156650 gene encoding uncharacterized protein isoform X4, with amino-acid sequence MENHIIHMDLKPANILLDHHMVPKVTDFGLSRLDENSQTMCANRFLSLGYCAPEYLHGGRMSVKSDIYSLGVIIIELVTGHKSILDNNNSVLRRWRHRWKKSGKETPLGYRQVTKCIEIGMRCQENDPYRRPFIGDILCDFIDMEGTNGQFSSDNGSTIDEISPYLEDDMLGIEPLELHFPFDLNKQMSCSIQLTNETDGCIAFNIQTTSPLPYCAHPTKDIVPPRSKCSIDITLQLQKNAPRHAGGLIVRSTKVSDGLAARDITTDMFNKEAGNLVDEVSLDVVFDGELQAPCSSEVCLSEVPKHSSLAPVAVLGMDDPSNPEASNVPQSSAHAGSEGTDSEVIPAGSNKLLDIHPPELWFTFEPNKLIPCSLHLTNNTNEYVPFKLMEKSRLMDKRRCFLSLPLYGIVPPSSIYILVVTTDKRENLPEERDVNFVLQSSIGDEGLKPFRNQYDCDEYFEKAAESGHMVHDVTLKVVYAPKRETACEAIPPLLKITFVEKTHAALCSLDANQTEPWIITGHYDGRVGLWDYDTQKFLALVKVSGSSGCLVKFIERRQWFLAGSYHEGFIHVYSYETEVQEVNSFRAHDKFLESMAIHPTQPYVLSSCDTQIKLWDWDMDWECRRTFIEHSHTVKQIAFNPWNTNSFASASRDHTVKVWSLDSSRSMCTLSGHSDEVNCLDFFMRDNQQYLITGSEDMTAKIWDLQKEMCIETLKGFMFPVVSIVSHPRLPLVIIGTRNGIVHLWSLSNFRLERILHIGCHQGVRGLAALMGSTRVIIGHGSAVSMVEIHDEEPVDSKAEMEVQYERQGRSFGMTDAY
- the LOC123156650 gene encoding uncharacterized protein isoform X3 — protein: METYKIILLIIKDICEGLYHLHMENHIIHMDLKPANILLDHHMVPKVTDFGLSRLDENSQTMCANRFLSLGYCAPEYLHGGRMSVKSDIYSLGVIIIELVTGHKSILDNNNSVLRRWRHRWKKSGKETPLGYRQVTKCIEIGMRCQENDPYRRPFIGDILCDFIDMEGTNGQFSSDNGSTIDEISPYLEDDMLGIEPLELHFPFDLNKQMSCSIQLTNETDGCIAFNIQTTSPLPYCAHPTKDIVPPRSKCSIDITLQLQKNAPRHAGGLIVRSTKVSDGLAARDITTDMFNKEAGNLVDEVSLDVVFDGELQAPCSSEVCLSEVPKHSSLAPVAVLGMDDPSNPEASNVPQSSAHAGSEGTDSEVIPAGSNKLLDIHPPELWFTFEPNKLIPCSLHLTNNTNEYVPFKLMEKSRLMDKRRCFLSLPLYGIVPPSSIYILVVTTDKRENLPEERDVNFVLQSSIGDEGLKPFRNQYDCDEYFEKAAESGHMVHDVTLKVVYAPKRETACEAIPPLLKITFVEKTHAALCSLDANQTEPWIITGHYDGRVGLWDYDTQKFLALVKVSGSSGCLVKFIERRQWFLAGSYHEGFIHVYSYETEVQEVNSFRAHDKFLESMAIHPTQPYVLSSCDTQIKLWDWDMDWECRRTFIEHSHTVKQIAFNPWNTNSFASASRDHTVKVWSLDSSRSMCTLSGHSDEVNCLDFFMRDNQQYLITGSEDMTAKIWDLQKEMCIETLKGFMFPVVSIVSHPRLPLVIIGTRNGIVHLWSLSNFRLERILHIGCHQGVRGLAALMGSTRVIIGHGSAVSMVEIHDEEPVDSKAEMEVQYERQGRSFGMTDAY
- the LOC123156650 gene encoding uncharacterized protein isoform X1, with the protein product MEYDMLEHILEGKEKPTNLPFALLKKITDDFSQEREIGQGGFGTVYKGVLRNGNVAVKRIMSNYTIDEKLFYREVNSLLKVNHKNVVRFLGFCANTEQVAIKIEGKREYIYAEIRERLLCFEYISNGNLQNYITDELRGLEWNVRFQIIKDICEGLYHLHMENHIIHMDLKPANILLDHHMVPKVTDFGLSRLDENSQTMCANRFLSLGYCAPEYLHGGRMSVKSDIYSLGVIIIELVTGHKSILDNNNSVLRRWRHRWKKSGKETPLGYRQVTKCIEIGMRCQENDPYRRPFIGDILCDFIDMEGTNGQFSSDNGSTIDEISPYLEDDMLGIEPLELHFPFDLNKQMSCSIQLTNETDGCIAFNIQTTSPLPYCAHPTKDIVPPRSKCSIDITLQLQKNAPRHAGGLIVRSTKVSDGLAARDITTDMFNKEAGNLVDEVSLDVVFDGELQAPCSSEVCLSEVPKHSSLAPVAVLGMDDPSNPEASNVPQSSAHAGSEGTDSEVIPAGSNKLLDIHPPELWFTFEPNKLIPCSLHLTNNTNEYVPFKLMEKSRLMDKRRCFLSLPLYGIVPPSSIYILVVTTDKRENLPEERDVNFVLQSSIGDEGLKPFRNQYDCDEYFEKAAESGHMVHDVTLKVVYAPKRETACEAIPPLLKITFVEKTHAALCSLDANQTEPWIITGHYDGRVGLWDYDTQKFLALVKVSGSSGCLVKFIERRQWFLAGSYHEGFIHVYSYETEVQEVNSFRAHDKFLESMAIHPTQPYVLSSCDTQIKLWDWDMDWECRRTFIEHSHTVKQIAFNPWNTNSFASASRDHTVKVWSLDSSRSMCTLSGHSDEVNCLDFFMRDNQQYLITGSEDMTAKIWDLQKEMCIETLKGFMFPVVSIVSHPRLPLVIIGTRNGIVHLWSLSNFRLERILHIGCHQGVRGLAALMGSTRVIIGHGSAVSMVEIHDEEPVDSKAEMEVQYERQGRSFGMTDAY